Below is a genomic region from Helianthus annuus cultivar XRQ/B chromosome 2, HanXRQr2.0-SUNRISE, whole genome shotgun sequence.
ctacatgcgttacaaagtgcaaaccacagggaccatccgtgtgcttttaaaaagttagggaccaaatccaaaatttaaaAGGAACCTTAGCTACAGTGAACTTTTTAACTATTACACATTGGCAACAAACTTTTCTATTTGCgacatgcttatttttatctatgttttaatAACGTGATTTCTTTAGTAAACGTTCATACGTGAAGTTTTTTCACGATGgcgtgttttagcataaatttcaGTCCGACACGTGAAATTTTTTCACGGTTTCATTTTTTTAAGATCTACGTATTATCAATGCTCCTTGCCATAACGCCCGGATTTACGTCATAGTTTCATATTTTTAACGTAAGTTTCGAATATGGCTAACAAAGTACCTTGCCTAGACCAGCGCCCATTATCGCACTTGTCGGTGTGAGCATTTCAGGCATACCGGGGCCCCCTTTAGGACCTTCTCCTCTAATAACAACTACCTTCCcctgaaatacgatttcaaaaaAAAGTCAAACTTGAACGTTGTATTGTAACCGAgtacataaaaaaaataatactCGCCGATTTTTCATCATACTATTATTGTTCTAATAACTTCGGAAAGAACATTAAAGTTTTTAGATATGAATTATTTTgaataaaatgccattttcgtccctgaggtttggccagttttgagATTTTCGtcaaaaggtttgtttttccgcatctgaatccaaaaggtttgaaatcttgtcattttcatccggctcgttaactccatccatttttgtctgttaagtcaggggtatttccgtctttttgtgttaacttaaagggcaattcggtcttttttcactctatgtacaagcatttagcatactgtacaagtattcaaaagaccgaattgccctttaagttaacaaaaaaagacaaaaatagcCTCGACTTAATGAAGAAAAATCGATGAAGTTAACGacccagatgaaaatggcaagatttcaaaccttttgtaTCCAGATGTGGAAAGACAAACATTTGGACAAGAacggcaaaactggccaaacctcagggacgaaaatggaaTTTTACTCAAGAAAACAAAAACCGCGTAAATACAGTCAAATGTACCTTAAAACTCATGGGGTCTTCGGAGATTGCTGCGATCATGGACTCCTCCCCCTCAAACACGAGTGCAGGACCtgaaaatcattaaaaaaaatagaaactaAAATAGAAATCCTATTAAAACAAACCAAATTTTAtgaaaagagttaattactgttttcgtccctgtggtttgtcaaaaatcactatttcagtccattagtttaaaaattgcgatttcagtccctgtggtttcactttcgtatcCATTTCAGTCCacttcgtaaccatttcagtccctgtacttgcAGAATAAAtagattgaaatggttacgaaagtgaaaccacagggactgaaatggttacgaaagtgaaaccatagggactgaaatcgcaatttttaaagtaatggactgaaatagtgatttttgacaaaccacagggacgaaaacagtaattaactcttatgaAAATGAGGGGATTACCGGAAAAATATAACCCTTCTTTTCCTGTGATCTTTGCAACAGAACCATCGGGAGCAAGATTGCCATATAATATTTGAATGTGACCCGTTTCCTTTATGGGGTTTGTCGGTGGTCTTATTATTTGCTGACAAGAAGAAACAAATTATTGATTATTAGATCAAGTTAacaaaagagtaaactgccattttggtccctgtggtttggtcacttttgccactttagtccaaaactcaaactttttgcatctgggtccctgtggtttcagttttattgccattttggtctaaaaatgaaatcaggtcatatttgtcttataaaatcctgctattttgtccttttccgcaggggcaaaatgatcatttcttttttataaataaataccatactTTATAAAGACAAATATGAACTGATTTGCACCTGAGAAAAATGACAAagttgcaggattttataagacaaatatgacctgatttcatttttggaccaaaatggcaataaaactgaaaccacagggacctaattgcaaaaggtttgagttttggactaaagtggcaaaagtgaccaaaccttagggaccaaaatgacagtttactcttaaCAAAATTTGAAACGTAAAATGGGTCAAAAAACGATGAATCACCTGCCCCTCTGATAATGAAGGGAAAAGCTTTGCGTTTTCTGCCAATGTCTTCCCTGTGACTGAAAATGCATACATCTTAAATTTGTTATTATTTGAATATTTTGATTATTATTGTAATAATATTTCAAGGTTAACTATAGTAATAATACATTTTCTTATCATAACTAAagcatttatttttataaaaaaaaattcagacGAAAAGGTGTTAAGTGGTCAACCCAACTTGACCGATCTTATCCAACGAATGTTGTCtggaggtgtacaaaaaaaccggttttagaacTGAAACCgggaaaaaaaccgaaaccggtttttttataaccggaCCGGTTTTATAACCGAACCGCCGGTTTGTGACCGGTTACTAATCTTGATCTgaaaaaccggttaataaccgaaaccggtttttaaaaaaacggtttttttgggaaaaccggttaaaaaccggtcctaaccggttattaaaaaaccggttttCGTTTTGGGTGAaaaaaaccggttcggttaataaccgtaAACCGATTTTTACACCTCTAATGTTGTCACCTCTACTTACAATAGTCTTTTGTATGAGCATTACAAAGATGATGGTTATTTTGCGACACAAAAGTCGAGCATAATTGCATAAATGTGAAAAAAAAGTGatctttttttttcattatgcATACCTGTAATACAATCTCCATCTAAATATCCGAGCTCCAAAAGATAACGAAGAACCGCAGGTGTTCCTCCAATCTAGCCGACAACCATAAAAATGAAAACATAAACGGTGAATTAactatataaaacaaaaaaattatgGAAGTTGACCTCCATAGAgctttgagaaaaaaaaaaaaaaaaactatgatcCATACCTTGTGTACATCTTCCATGACGTACTTTCCACTAGGCTTAAGATCGGCAAGAAACGGTACTTCGTCACTAACCTTTTGGAAATCATCTAGAGTCAAGTTCAAACCAACTGACCTGCAAAGTTTCTAGCTTTGtgttagagtaaagtacacggatggtccctgtggttgacTAAAATTTTGGATTAGGTCCCTAGCatttcaaaagtacacggatggcccatgtggtttgcactttgtaacgcatttagtctctAACTTCTGCCGAAAGTAcgtggatggtccctgtggttgactaaaatttggatttggtccctagcatttcaaaagtacacggatggtccatgtggtttgcactttgtaacgcgtTTAGTCTCTAACTTCTGCCGAAAGTACGtggatggtccctgtgatttgtactttgtaacacatttagtccctaacttggacctgctgaaacctttagatttgttagttggggactaaatgcgttacaaagtgcaaaccacaggaaccagaccatctgtgtacttttgaaaagctagggaccaaatccaaaattttggttaaccacagggaccatctgtgtactttactcGTGTTACCATATAAAGCGCATCATTGTTTTTCTCTAATTCGGGTTAAGTTTGCATTATAAGACTAGAGGGTATGGAGAGCCCCATCCTCAagaggatgggccgccacgtcagcgccacgtaggagtggcttggaggggatggacctaggggggtgggggatgaacccctttatgtatatatatgtatgtatgtataggtatgtGTGAGAGGCAAGAGGAGAAAGGAGGACCGGCTACCCCGGCTGTGGGGTGCCGGTTGTGCCGAGCCGAgcccaggggggcggtgtgggggaccggcgccggtcctaaccgggcctcagccggcccccataccctttagtctaagGGATATTTGGACCCAACACGCAACATGTGTGAGCACATTTTTGTTGCCTTTTAATAAGCCAATGGATTAAATGACGTAAAATAATGTGCATGACTTAACATTTGCATGTTTTTACATCAAACACCGCAACAAAAACATTATACTAAAGACGGACCACATAAGAAAATTCAAACCCATGTGCTTCTTACCTTGCTATGGCGATCAAGTGTAAAACAGCATTGGTGGACCCACCTAGAGCCATAACAGTAACCATTGCATTACGCAAAGATTTAGGGGTAATTATGTCTTTTGGTTTCAAGTCCATTTTTAATAAATCAAGAATGTATTTTCCAGCTAATCGGCACTCGTCCAACTTCAACGGATCTTCAGCCGGTGTCGATGAGCTTTTGGAAACGCAAAACAAAAATCAGTCAACAAACGGAATTATAAGCGTGATACAAAACTAACCGTCGAAAAATTCCCACCTGTACGGAAGAGACATTCCCATTGCTTCAATGGCGGAAGCCATCGTATTTGCGGTATACATTCCGCCACAAGCGCCTGCTCCCGGGCATGAATTCTTTAGTACATTCGTTCTTTGTTCATCGTTTATGGAACCACTTACATATTCTCCATAAACCTATAAAAATTGTAGCAATAAATATTATTAAGCCCCGTAATTGAAAAATAATACGGAAAAGATATTTGTACACTTAAATCCTCTGCTCAAAATTATTGTTCCCGAAAGGGTAAAATGAGATATTTAGTAAATTACAACTATCCATTTTTTGGAAGTGGACGACCGTTATCTTGGGACTAGgactgcaaacgaaccgaacgttcagcgaatagTTCGTGACTCGTTTGGCGggacgttcgtttgtgttcattcatttaatgaataaacacaaacaagaaattttgttcgtttagttaaatgaacgaacatgaacagaggccgcattcgttcatttatgttcgtgaacgttcggtaacgtgttcgtttgtgttcgatagttcgttagtgtttttagtttttatattttatttaaatattttaaaactccgacaaataaagtttttaataagtatcagtgtattgtatattttgttcatgaacacttgtttgtgttcgtttgtttacatttgtgttcatgaacattagtttgtgttcatgaacgttcgtttaCGTTAGTTGCCtataacaaacgaacacgaacataaaatctcgtttggtaagtgttcatgaatagttcgtgaacacatatatctCCTTAACAAACGAAGTTCGTGTTCATCTGCATCCCTACTTGGGACAAATTAAAAATAATGCATTAACGCAAACGATTATTTTGGGACGGAAGAGTTCGATTTTACATAATAAACATTAGGAATATTTTTTAAAGATTCTCCATCATGAATATCTTGAGAATTAGTAATTAATCGGATTGCAACAATACCTGGAATGCAGATACTATGTCAAACGTGTGGCCTTGAAAATGACCGGGCTGCAATACAAGCGAAAAAATTAATACAAAATTACAAtttaacaaataataaaacaagaaTCTTTCACTCAATTGTTCATGTTCATCAAAAATGTATCATTGAATTTCTATTATGCCACTACTTGTCTTAATCCCGGTTTAATATTCAAAATACCTATTAATCAAATATCCTATGATGAAAGCAAACCGATATTGAAAACTTGTAGAAATCAAAATGGATACTAACCTTAATAGTCCCACCATAGATCATTATACTCGGGCGGTTCAATCGCCCCATTGCCATAATGGTACCTGGCATCTGAAAAAGAAAATGTTTGCAACATTTGATCATTATACACGAATAACATCTAAATGGTTGTACATCACGGAGCCCTACCAAGGGTGAGACATTGGGCCCCGCAAAATGCCCATCATCATAGATAACTGTTGCTATGGGCACCATAAGATGAGTCAAGCAAAACCTTTTTGCAAAACTATGGAAATATGCTAAGAAGTCAATAGCGGTGGGATAGCGGTTACCGGGCTCTTCCAAGACAGTGGTGTCAAATAGCGTTCCAGAAGAGTGGAACCGCTATTATCGGCGCTATTGGCCGTTACTTCGGATATCTTGGTTGACGTGGACTTGGAGGAAGATTTCATGGCTTACGAGTAGATCATGTTTCAAATATTGGcacttttgagttttgatattactattaatattaatattatatatgttttacgttttgtatatatataaattttgcatgatataaaaatggaaaaattacaagttttgtcctttatcttaataccaCTCACCAGGCGGGGTCCTTTCtaacgaattttgacaagttttgtcctttacaaggaattttgttgcacgttttgtcctttaagcttaacccagttagattttcttgttaaatcttgtcacccaagggtattttagtcttttacccatttatttcaaGAGTCAACCCTAAAATTTTTtgttttattcttttaaataatattaaataaatgggtaaaaagactaaaatacccttgggtgacaagatttaacacgaaaatctaactgggttaagcctaaaggacaaaacgtgcaacaaaattccttgtaaagggcaaaacttgtcaaaattcgttaaaaaggacaccgcctgataagtggtattaagataaaggacaaaacctGTAAGTTTTCCTATAAAAATTACTAATATCCCACCGCAATAACCTATATCGGCACTTGACAGCTATTTGATTTTGGACCGCTATAACCGCATAGCGAATATGTTATGGCCAGGTCTTGTGTAACAAAACATCTTACCATGGTGGCATGGTCTCAATATCATAACTAACTTCAAAAAGATCAAAAGTGGTTGcatttaacataaaaaaaaaaaaaaaaaaaaaaaaacccccaaCAAAGTATTCAACATGACTTATAACAAACACCCTTTAAAGATTGCATCTTTAACAATATTCAAAGAAATattccacaaaaaaaaaaaaaaaaaaaaaaaaaaaaaaaaaacacttacatTCTTGTCACAACCAGGGATAGAAATATTGGCATCATACCACTGAGCAGACATAACAGTTTCAATACTATCAGCAATCAAATCTCTAGACTGAAGACTATAACACATCCCTCTAGTCCCCATAGAAATCGCATCACTAACCCCAATAGTATTAAACCTGAACCCAATCATCCCAGCTTCTTCAACCCCTTGTTTCACAGCCTCAGCAAGACTCAACAAATGCATGTTACACGTGTTCCCTTCATACCAAACAGACGAAATACCGATTTGGGGCTTCTTAAGATCCTCATCTGACAGCCCCACGCCGTACAGAACAGCCTGTGACGCACCCTGTGACTTGGGTTCAGTGATTCTTGAACTGTACTTGTTGAGTTTTGTTGTAGATTGTACAACTGGTGGTGGTGGGGCTGGTTCGGTTGTGGATGAGGAGGCTCGGACTGAGAGTGTGTAGGGTTTTCGGGTGGTGGTGGGTCCGACAATGGTGGTCGGGAGAATGGTGGTGGTTGAGGAGAATAAGGATGTTTGCATTGTCGATGGTTTGGCGGCGGCGTGTGGTGGGTTGAGTTGAGTTGGGGGTGTGTGTGTTTAAAGTTAAAACAGGTTAAAAGTGATAAAGTCGCAACAAGACAACATATAAATTAAGTGCACTCTATTGAGTCCAAAGTGGTGGGTATAATAATGATATAGGCATATAGTTTTATAAGTTTATGTGTGTTGaatgaaataataatataaaCACTTATTTGTCCTACATAAGGCAAGTTTAGATTATAGTaagttatattttgtttcttgTGTTTGGACTAAAGTGTGTATCGTATTTGGATTGAAATTTTACGTATTCTTTAGGTAGtttttggtatgcaggaatgagagacGGAATGAAATAGATCTTTACCAGGAGAGGGGGATGAAGAAAATGGTGTTTGTTTGATTAATAGAATTGAATCATTCATACTATAAGGCATTTGttccctcaaaatcatttcaTCTGCCcctatattttttttcatttcatcTCCTTTTGCATCCATTATTAATGACACCACAACCCACGACCTTCGCCACCATCCACCACTGACGCCCATCATCGCCGCATCGTTGCCACCCACCACATTCGCCTCCCTCGCCGCCGCCACCAACAACCACTGACGGCCACCGTTGCCGCCGCGGCCCACCCGTCACCGCCACCCATCGTCGTCGCCACAATCGCCCCCACTGCCGCCTATCACCACCCATGGTTATTGGTTTTTACACTCGAGCTAGAAAAATTATTGGTCAAAAATAACAAATTTGATCATAAAACTTTTGGCCTAAAAAAGTTGTTCTTCGACGATTAATACAACTGAGGGTGATACTTTTGGCATGTAACACCGTAAAATTTGTAAATATAGtatgaattaaataaaaaaattggcaTTTGGACTTATAAGCTCATGTTGAAGGGAAACCAGGGGAAAACCTATGGAGGGTAAATTAGCGATTCATGTGACGCACACATAAAAGGGGAGGAAACCCTAATAGTCTCATTAATTGCAACGAAGTTCCCATTTTAGAGGGAGAaaatgtgtgtgagagagaaatcGAGTTTTGGTTAGGTACAACCAAGTTTCATGCACAAGTTTGAAGTAGAGCTAGCACTGGGTCGTCATCATTCATCAACATCATTTGGTGACCAAGGTATGAGAAAAAGCGTCGATTCTCAACTGGTTCGAAGGGTTTAGTCTCAAGTTCGAGTTCTTCAAGTAAACAAGGCGAGTTCTCTTGTTAAAGCTCACGTTTTTACACCTGGTTATGCATGGGGACTTCATAAGCCTCCACATGTGGACCGTTGGGAATCATAAAGTCGAAATCTTGAAGTGTTGATATTAATCATCACATACGCAAAAACAACAAATCTAGGTTTTCTACATAAAAGACATATATAGTATTCACATTTCTTGAATTTGTGAATACTCGTAGTATACGCAAATATAGTATTCAATTATAGATATAGTTTTTGCATATGAAATATACGCAACAAGCTTAGTATTCAAATAGTTGCAGTGTTCGCAAATGGTGCATTTGCGAATGGTCATGGTAGATTTGTGAACATGCATTACAGTTTGTGAATAGTAGCTTGGCATGGTAAAGTATTTGTGTATGCTATGAATACTTGCAGATTGGATAGTATTCGTGAAGATAGTATCGTTGAAGCGAAAAACTGACCACTTCACATGTGAACCTTTGCTCGGATTTAACTTAATTGTTCGTTTAACATCCGTCAACTACCCGTTTTTGTAACGCGATCCGTTTTCATACTCCATGTAATTTTATTTAATGTTAAAGCAATAAAAAATTGTGGATTCTATGTTTTGATCATACATGTTATCATATCTAGTGGTTTATAGTCTTAtacatgttttatacaaatttcTAAATTCATTTCCATGTATCTTGAAGCAACCATCTATCTCTCAAGGTCTAAGACTTAAGTTTTTTCCTTAAGTTGATCAAAAACTTGGCAGACTTTGTGAACACACCTAACACTCATATCATGACCTTCTTATCATTCAAACTTCATTATATACATGCTTTAAGATATGACATTGTGTTTTGGAGGGTTTAGATCTTAATGATAGCAAGTAAGAAGCTCTATATGTTGCATTCTTAGTTTTGGCATAAGATGACTTTCAGATAACTTTCTTGCCAATTTTTCTCCATATTTTGGGCTATCATTTCGAACCATTCAAATCCCCAAGATATACTTGGTATACTAAGGAGCAAGTAGGTCTAAATGGTGCATAAAATTGAGCTCAAGCGTAGCGAGAATCACAAACACAAGTTTGAGAACGTAACCCTCGACCCGCATCAAGATCCGAGGTTTAAACCCAATTCTCTACTCCATGAATGTTATATTACTTTCTTCCATAAGATAGTAATATGAAAATAGTGAACGTAGGCAAAAACCGCGTGCGAAACGGAGTTGTAACGAAGCGGGAATCGCgaaaaaagtttggtgtttgttGTTGATTTGCAAACTCGTCCCACATCGCCCAATAAATACAATTTTGTGCTCCCTTTCTCACCTACTAATATCCTTACTTGTTTCTTTATAGCTTGCAACACctagtttttttttgaaaagtaggCAACACCTAGTTTGAGTACAAACAAGTGGAATAACAAAATTTGGTGGTTCCACAAGTGCAGTACCCCTTTGGGTGTTGTGCGTAATATTTTTTTTCGCTCTCGACGAGGAGGAGCTGCACATCAAACTGTTCTCATTCTATTGGGCGTAGTCAGAAACAAACTCCATGGTTTTCCAATCTAAAATGAAAAACCATAATATTTCGGGGGTTTCTCGATTTGGCTTGAAAGGCGTTAGCGATAGGGGTGGGGTTGTGGATGAAACGAGGTAGTCactaaagaagaagatgaagcaGGGGAGAATTGGCTGAGACGTCGCCAGAGAGTGGCCGAAGACAATTTTGGATAGCTGGCCGGGTACTGCTATAGGAAGACAAGGGGAAGGGTAGAGTAAAATGACCATTATGCCCTCGCGTGAGTGACACATGATCATAGTTAATGTTAAATATTAACAGAGCTAGAACAAAAATATGTATGAAAACTATAACGTGAAAGATAGCAACTGTAATTTCTTTAGTTAAAGGACACCGTCTGTAATTTGACTCAAAGTTACTCACGTAAATGAAATTTAAGGGATTGGTGTTTGCCCACTCACATAGTCGACGAGAAAAATAAGGGATCTATGCAACTAAAAACAGTCTCTTAACGTTGGCCATTGAGAATGCAATCACCGATTGGTCTTTGGCCTTTACCTTTGCTGATACTGTCAAAATAGGATTTTGTTATTTAGTTGGGTTTGAAATTTGAAGTGTTCAACTGGGTTACAATGGATTAGTTGGGTTTGAAATTTGAAGTGTTCAACTGGGTTACAATGGATTAGTTGGGTTATACACCACAAGAATGCATTTAAAAACCATATTGAGTATAATTGAGTTTAAAATTTTACTGGCTTTTGATTTTTAAACAAACTTATATatgaaatatataatttttattaactTCTTAGCCCCGGGAAAGGGCGTCATGGGAGGTTGCTCACCTTACTCTTGGCTGGCCACGTCCCCACAAAAATCAATGTTATTTATTTGTAAAAgagactgaaatcacaatttttaaactaatggactgaaatagtgatttttgacaaaccaaagggACGAAAAAAGTAATTAACTCTACAAAAGATTATGTTTTATTTAGGCCATGCATTATGAGTTAACTAAAAAGTGTGTCACGTCATGACAGCGAGGCTTTAAATAACCC
It encodes:
- the LOC110927370 gene encoding dihydroxy-acid dehydratase, chloroplastic — encoded protein: MQTSLFSSTTTILPTTIVGPTTTRKPYTLSVRASSSTTEPAPPPPVVQSTTKLNKYSSRITEPKSQGASQAVLYGVGLSDEDLKKPQIGISSVWYEGNTCNMHLLSLAEAVKQGVEEAGMIGFRFNTIGVSDAISMGTRGMCYSLQSRDLIADSIETVMSAQWYDANISIPGCDKNMPGTIMAMGRLNRPSIMIYGGTIKPGHFQGHTFDIVSAFQVYGEYVSGSINDEQRTNVLKNSCPGAGACGGMYTANTMASAIEAMGMSLPYSSSTPAEDPLKLDECRLAGKYILDLLKMDLKPKDIITPKSLRNAMVTVMALGGSTNAVLHLIAIARSVGLNLTLDDFQKVSDEVPFLADLKPSGKYVMEDVHKIGGTPAVLRYLLELGYLDGDCITVTGKTLAENAKLFPSLSEGQQIIRPPTNPIKETGHIQILYGNLAPDGSVAKITGKEGLYFSGPALVFEGEESMIAAISEDPMSFKGKVVVIRGEGPKGGPGMPEMLTPTSAIMGAGLGKEVALLTDGRFSGGSHGYVVGHICPEAQEGGPIGLVQNGDIITIDITKKRMDVHLTDKELDERRKAWTPPPSKAERGVLYKYIKNVQSASRGCVTDEL